One Psychrobacillus glaciei genomic region harbors:
- a CDS encoding response regulator transcription factor produces MTKLLVVDDDEHIRELVKIFLQNEGLDIVEALDGIDALSKLECEKIDMVIMDIMMPNMDGWELCREIREFYDDLPILMLTAKGETAQKVKGFNLGTDDYLVKPFEPAELIVRVKSILKRYRISLSQVVEVGNVWMNRNTYELMYMGENITLRLKEFDLLFKLANYPGKTFSREQLIEEIWGFDYEGDERTVDVHIKRLRERFPIENSGFSIRTIRGLGYRLELGS; encoded by the coding sequence ATGACGAAACTATTAGTTGTAGACGATGATGAACATATTAGAGAATTAGTAAAAATATTTTTACAAAATGAAGGTTTAGATATAGTAGAAGCGTTGGATGGTATAGATGCATTATCCAAGCTTGAGTGTGAAAAAATTGATATGGTTATTATGGATATTATGATGCCAAATATGGATGGCTGGGAGTTATGTAGGGAAATACGAGAGTTTTACGATGATTTGCCAATTCTTATGCTGACTGCAAAAGGGGAAACTGCTCAAAAGGTGAAGGGGTTTAACCTTGGTACAGATGATTATCTTGTAAAGCCATTCGAGCCTGCGGAGTTAATCGTACGAGTAAAATCTATTCTAAAAAGATACCGTATCTCCTTGTCCCAGGTAGTCGAAGTCGGTAATGTTTGGATGAATCGAAACACATATGAGTTAATGTATATGGGGGAAAACATTACACTACGATTAAAGGAATTTGATCTATTATTTAAGTTAGCTAATTACCCTGGGAAAACATTTTCAAGGGAGCAATTAATAGAAGAAATTTGGGGATTTGATTATGAAGGCGATGAACGAACAGTAGATGTTCATATTAAGAGGTTGCGTGAACGATTTCCTATAGAAAATAGCGGATTTTCCATAAGAACCATACGGGGTCTTGGATATCGTTTGGAGCTGGGTTCATGA
- a CDS encoding HAMP domain-containing sensor histidine kinase, translating into MKKWKFIGKILAVFALFLIATTVFAFLSFHLTSYIYDWIGKYPQGYWQQLITVIGVIIFFWCTAAITFVFGSKRQRVYWDTIVAALRQMATGDFNVKLDLKANGEDQFGQLISGINNMAVELGEMEKMRQEFISNVSHEIQSPLTSINGFAKALKNIDLTDEKRMHYLTIIETESNRLSKISDNLLKLTSLESQHHPFEPKKYRLDKQLRSVVLACEPRWLEKNIEMDIQLESVSIEADEDLMNQVWMNILSNSIKFTPNAGMISIRLWKEEDAVITSIMDNGIGMTEEDQLHIFERFFKSDQSRTISNGGSGLGLSIVKKIVEMHHGSISVQSKLGEKTTFSITLPILQGEIE; encoded by the coding sequence ATGAAAAAATGGAAGTTCATCGGAAAGATTCTAGCTGTGTTTGCACTTTTTCTAATAGCTACCACCGTTTTTGCGTTCCTTTCTTTTCATCTTACCTCTTATATTTATGATTGGATAGGGAAGTATCCTCAGGGATATTGGCAACAACTTATTACGGTAATAGGTGTAATTATATTCTTTTGGTGTACGGCAGCCATAACTTTTGTATTTGGTTCCAAGAGACAGCGGGTTTATTGGGATACGATTGTAGCTGCTTTACGACAAATGGCAACTGGAGATTTTAATGTAAAATTAGACCTTAAAGCAAATGGAGAAGATCAATTTGGACAGTTGATTAGCGGGATAAATAATATGGCGGTAGAATTGGGAGAAATGGAGAAAATGCGGCAAGAATTTATCTCCAATGTTTCACATGAGATTCAGTCTCCACTTACTTCCATTAATGGGTTTGCAAAAGCTTTGAAAAACATTGACTTAACGGATGAAAAAAGAATGCATTATTTAACGATCATAGAAACGGAGAGTAATCGTCTTTCTAAAATCAGTGATAATTTACTGAAGTTAACGTCTTTAGAATCGCAACATCACCCTTTTGAACCGAAAAAATATAGATTAGACAAACAGTTGCGAAGCGTTGTCCTTGCTTGTGAACCAAGATGGTTAGAGAAAAATATTGAAATGGACATTCAATTGGAAAGTGTATCAATAGAAGCCGATGAAGATCTGATGAATCAGGTGTGGATGAACATACTTAGTAATAGTATTAAATTTACACCTAATGCAGGTATGATTAGTATTCGTTTATGGAAAGAAGAGGATGCGGTAATTACTTCCATTATGGACAACGGAATAGGGATGACAGAAGAAGACCAATTGCATATTTTTGAACGATTCTTTAAATCGGACCAATCGCGAACGATATCCAATGGGGGAAGTGGCTTAGGGCTTTCTATTGTGAAAAAGATTGTAGAAATGCATCATGGCTCCATTTCTGTCCAAAGTAAGCTTGGGGAGAAAACGACATTTAGTATAACATTGCCTATACTACAGGGTGAAATAGAGTAA
- a CDS encoding TspO/MBR family protein, translated as MNPLIRLSIVNLIFFIVMLVINYSLGYNVGYTANEQTPLIQPANYAFSIWILIYFLLLLWIIKGFFVHGKKGSVYKQLHVLTPVNSLLNGTWVLAFTQQKLLLSTVIIFLLLFSLIRIYRNIKRNTNRGLFDLIPFSIYLGWVSIASIMNVFTYFVRNNSFPLLGIEELGWTVIALSLGCILAVLFTLINRDILYPLVIIWSYVAIYMNIQEIAIHLVTLISIVIISSTTLYTFISKVKSEK; from the coding sequence TTGAATCCACTAATACGTTTGTCCATTGTTAACCTCATCTTTTTTATTGTGATGCTAGTTATTAATTATTCCCTTGGATACAATGTAGGATATACTGCAAATGAGCAAACACCGTTAATACAACCAGCAAACTATGCTTTTTCCATATGGATCCTCATTTATTTCCTTTTGCTTTTATGGATTATAAAAGGATTTTTTGTACATGGAAAAAAAGGGAGTGTTTATAAGCAACTTCACGTTTTAACTCCTGTGAATTCCCTATTAAATGGAACTTGGGTTTTGGCATTTACACAACAAAAGCTTCTCTTGTCTACAGTTATAATTTTTCTTTTATTGTTCTCTCTCATACGGATTTATAGAAATATTAAACGGAATACTAACCGTGGTCTCTTTGATCTCATCCCATTTTCAATTTATTTAGGATGGGTATCTATAGCGAGTATTATGAATGTATTTACGTATTTTGTTCGTAACAATAGCTTCCCGCTTTTAGGGATAGAAGAACTAGGTTGGACGGTTATTGCGCTAAGTTTAGGTTGTATACTAGCTGTATTGTTTACACTTATTAACCGAGATATTTTGTACCCACTAGTAATTATTTGGTCTTATGTAGCGATTTACATGAACATTCAAGAAATAGCTATTCATCTGGTCACTCTGATTAGCATCGTTATTATTAGTTCTACTACACTGTATACATTTATTTCAAAAGTAAAAAGTGAAAAATAA
- the hprK gene encoding HPr(Ser) kinase/phosphatase, with translation MKIVTVEDIVRRFSFEVLTGQDQLARELKKTKVRRPGLEFMDKFDFIATEYVQILGKNEINYLHTLTEGECKLRIGNIVQYDPPCIVITSNQEEPLGLIDYCVEKKIPVLRTYDRMSEVCEKLDAFVVKAMAPESAIHGVCVNVSGIGILLRGKSGVGKSETAHTLIGRGHRLVADDIVVLKKLSPQTLLGSHNDKNKEFLALRSIGLLNVVRLYGRAAFQEETRIALDIELTKWEHNALNNELELESKFTEYIGVQIPHIQIQLQPGRDVAGLIEAAANNWYLKQQGYSAAEDFVKRLEQDFDDSKSS, from the coding sequence ATGAAAATAGTTACAGTAGAAGATATTGTCCGTCGGTTTTCTTTTGAGGTGTTAACAGGACAAGACCAATTGGCGAGAGAATTAAAGAAAACCAAAGTACGTCGACCTGGACTAGAGTTTATGGATAAATTCGATTTCATTGCGACAGAATATGTCCAGATTTTAGGGAAAAATGAAATAAATTATTTACATACACTTACAGAGGGTGAATGTAAACTTCGCATCGGAAATATTGTGCAATATGATCCTCCGTGCATTGTTATCACATCAAATCAAGAAGAGCCGCTCGGACTAATAGACTACTGTGTAGAAAAGAAAATTCCAGTATTACGTACTTACGATAGGATGAGTGAAGTATGTGAGAAGTTGGATGCATTTGTCGTAAAGGCGATGGCACCAGAAAGTGCAATTCACGGTGTTTGTGTTAATGTCTCTGGGATTGGTATTCTTTTGCGTGGCAAGTCTGGAGTTGGAAAAAGTGAAACGGCTCACACGTTGATCGGACGGGGTCATCGACTGGTGGCGGATGATATCGTCGTTTTAAAGAAATTAAGTCCCCAAACTCTCCTTGGCTCACATAATGATAAAAATAAAGAATTTCTCGCTTTGCGTAGTATTGGCCTCTTAAATGTCGTTCGACTATACGGAAGAGCCGCTTTTCAAGAAGAAACACGAATTGCGCTCGATATTGAACTGACAAAATGGGAGCATAATGCATTGAATAATGAACTAGAGTTAGAATCGAAGTTCACCGAATATATTGGTGTTCAAATTCCGCATATTCAAATTCAACTACAGCCAGGTCGTGATGTTGCTGGTTTAATAGAAGCAGCAGCGAATAACTGGTATTTAAAGCAGCAAGGATATAGTGCTGCGGAAGATTTTGTTAAGCGACTAGAACAAGATTTTGATGATTCTAAATCTAGCTAA
- a CDS encoding DUF805 domain-containing protein, protein MAWYFKVLKNYVGFTGRARRTEYWMFTLINTIISFILYFLGVFADSVSFLPVLYELAIFLPALAVLIRRLHDTGRSGWWVLISFIPFVGSIIILVFTFLDSQENDNKYGQNPKYSSDY, encoded by the coding sequence ATGGCGTGGTATTTTAAAGTTTTAAAAAATTATGTTGGGTTTACGGGGAGAGCGAGACGCACAGAATATTGGATGTTTACCCTGATTAATACTATCATTTCTTTTATACTTTATTTTCTTGGTGTCTTTGCAGATTCAGTTTCTTTTTTGCCAGTGCTTTACGAATTAGCAATTTTTCTGCCTGCTTTAGCAGTGTTAATCCGCAGACTACACGACACTGGAAGAAGTGGTTGGTGGGTACTTATTAGTTTCATCCCATTTGTTGGCTCTATCATTATTCTTGTATTTACATTTCTCGATAGTCAAGAGAATGATAACAAGTATGGGCAAAACCCAAAATATAGCTCAGATTATTGA
- a CDS encoding YciI family protein: MKKLQFLYQLKLIPSMLDQSNWTEKENAIVQHHFEVLQNLQEEGKLLLAGRTLNTDPMGIVILEVDTEKEAIELMNNDPAVKEGLMEAQLFPYRVALYKR; encoded by the coding sequence ATGAAAAAATTACAGTTTTTATACCAACTTAAACTCATCCCTTCTATGTTAGATCAAAGCAACTGGACCGAAAAAGAAAATGCGATCGTTCAGCATCATTTCGAAGTATTACAAAACTTACAAGAAGAAGGAAAGCTTCTTTTAGCTGGTAGAACTTTGAACACGGATCCAATGGGAATCGTAATTTTGGAAGTAGATACGGAGAAAGAAGCGATTGAGCTAATGAATAATGACCCTGCAGTAAAAGAAGGGTTAATGGAAGCACAACTCTTTCCGTACCGAGTTGCTCTATATAAAAGATAA
- a CDS encoding ABC transporter ATP-binding protein, with amino-acid sequence MKETINENKKGNWRQFFQLIKDTEPPKLLLIIALCMSFATTGVGFVVPLFTKQLVDGFSIESLDYWQIILLVIAFIAQAIASGLSIYLLNRVGHHVVASLRDRLWRKLLHLPIAYYDNNDTGETLSRVTNDTAVVKELITEHLANCLTGIIAIIGSVTILLFLDWKMTLVMLIAVPIAMVILMLLGKRMFVISKGMQDETAKFTAILNQVLPETRLVKASNAEELEYNRGKKGITNLFNFGLKEAKIHALITPLISFVLMIVLVTIIGYGGVRVSSGELTAGDMVAFILYLIQIIIPMTQLTMFFTQLQKAMGATERISAVLEHEEEDIHQGHDLESVNESIHVNHVDFAYGEERILSDIDFTIEPGKITAIVGPSGGGKTTTFSLLERFYQPTKGTITLGNTPIDTFSLHSWRSHIGYVAQESALISGTIRDNICYGIERKVEDEELKRVAEMAYAEQFIQELPQKFDTEVGERGVKLSGGQRQRIAIARALLRNPQILMLDEATSSLDSNSEIFVQKALDNLMKGRTTIVIAHRLSTVVDADNILFVEKGHITGSGTHNTLFQSHEMYREFAKQQLRIQE; translated from the coding sequence ATGAAAGAAACTATAAACGAAAATAAAAAAGGGAACTGGCGACAGTTTTTTCAACTGATAAAAGATACAGAACCACCAAAGCTTTTATTAATCATTGCGCTTTGTATGAGTTTTGCAACAACGGGAGTAGGGTTTGTTGTTCCTTTATTTACCAAACAATTAGTGGACGGTTTTTCAATCGAATCACTTGATTATTGGCAAATTATTTTACTAGTGATTGCATTTATTGCACAAGCAATAGCGAGTGGACTTTCAATTTATTTATTAAACCGTGTTGGTCATCATGTCGTAGCGAGTTTAAGAGATCGATTATGGAGAAAACTACTACATTTACCAATAGCCTATTATGATAATAATGATACAGGTGAGACCCTAAGTCGAGTAACGAATGATACCGCAGTTGTGAAGGAACTGATTACTGAACATCTTGCCAACTGTTTAACGGGTATTATTGCGATTATCGGTTCCGTAACCATTCTATTATTTTTGGATTGGAAAATGACATTAGTCATGCTGATTGCCGTTCCTATTGCTATGGTTATTTTAATGTTGTTAGGTAAACGGATGTTTGTCATTTCAAAAGGAATGCAAGATGAGACGGCAAAATTTACTGCCATATTAAATCAAGTATTACCAGAAACTCGTTTAGTCAAAGCATCCAATGCAGAAGAATTGGAATATAATCGTGGTAAGAAAGGCATTACGAATCTGTTCAATTTTGGTTTAAAAGAAGCGAAAATACATGCACTCATTACTCCTTTAATTTCTTTTGTTCTGATGATCGTACTTGTTACGATAATAGGATATGGGGGTGTTCGTGTCTCTTCTGGAGAACTTACAGCTGGTGACATGGTAGCATTTATTTTATATTTAATACAAATTATTATTCCAATGACTCAGCTAACAATGTTCTTTACTCAGTTGCAAAAAGCAATGGGTGCAACGGAACGAATTAGTGCAGTACTTGAACACGAAGAAGAAGATATTCATCAGGGCCATGATTTAGAGTCCGTAAACGAATCCATTCATGTAAATCATGTAGACTTTGCATATGGAGAAGAACGAATTTTATCGGACATTGATTTTACCATCGAACCAGGAAAAATAACGGCCATTGTTGGACCAAGTGGGGGAGGGAAGACAACTACATTTTCACTGTTGGAACGTTTTTATCAACCTACAAAAGGAACGATTACGCTTGGAAATACGCCAATTGATACGTTTTCTTTACATTCCTGGAGAAGTCATATCGGATACGTTGCTCAGGAAAGTGCACTCATTTCTGGGACAATACGTGATAACATTTGTTATGGAATTGAAAGGAAAGTAGAAGATGAGGAGCTTAAGAGGGTTGCTGAAATGGCTTATGCAGAACAATTTATTCAAGAGCTTCCACAAAAGTTTGATACAGAAGTAGGAGAACGAGGAGTCAAACTTTCTGGTGGCCAAAGACAACGAATTGCAATCGCACGGGCATTATTACGTAATCCTCAAATTTTAATGCTCGATGAAGCGACATCTAGTCTCGATAGTAATTCGGAAATTTTCGTTCAAAAAGCATTAGATAATTTAATGAAAGGAAGAACGACAATTGTGATAGCGCACCGTCTTTCTACCGTTGTTGATGCAGACAATATTTTATTTGTGGAAAAAGGACATATTACAGGTAGTGGAACGCATAATACGTTATTTCAATCACATGAAATGTATAGAGAGTTTGCAAAACAGCAATTGCGTATTCAAGAATAA
- a CDS encoding MBOAT family O-acyltransferase has protein sequence MVFSNLLFIFLFLPAVLALYYCSPSRIRNLILFLTSLFFYAWGEPVYIIIMLVSTVTDYSFGLLLDRPKLTPIKRKWIVASSIVINLTLLSYFKYADFLIQNVNALLETNIPLTELPLPIGISFYTFQSMSYIIDVYRGTAKAQRNWIDFGTFVALFPQLVAGPIVKYNTIAEQLHKRTETIQMFAEGVRRFTIGLAKKVLLANSIGLLWHTISNSNPDSIPALTAWLGIIAFAFQIYFDFSGYSDMAIGLGLMFGFRFNENFNKPYVAQSITDFWRRWHISLSSWFREYVYIPLGGNRRGLAIQMRNILIVWLLTGFWHGASWNFICWGLYFGVILIIEKWWGLKLLLCLPRWVRHLYAIIFILIGWVLFAFDQPSLIVRYFGAMAGFNHQPHWNNETVYFIYTNAVLFLVLIIASLPRKQSSSTNELSIFHLIWYGFLFFLSVAYLVDATFNPFLYFRF, from the coding sequence ATGGTATTCAGCAACCTTCTTTTCATATTTTTGTTCCTACCGGCCGTTCTAGCTCTATATTATTGTTCGCCAAGTCGGATTAGAAACCTAATTTTATTTTTAACCAGTCTTTTCTTCTATGCTTGGGGGGAACCGGTTTACATCATAATTATGTTGGTGTCTACTGTCACGGATTATAGCTTTGGTTTGTTACTTGACAGACCTAAGCTAACTCCTATAAAACGAAAGTGGATTGTCGCATCTTCCATTGTCATTAACCTGACTCTGCTTTCTTATTTTAAATATGCAGATTTTCTCATTCAAAATGTAAATGCGTTGTTGGAAACGAATATCCCTTTAACTGAACTTCCATTGCCCATTGGGATATCGTTTTACACATTTCAATCTATGTCTTACATTATAGACGTGTATAGAGGAACAGCTAAGGCACAACGTAATTGGATTGACTTTGGAACGTTTGTTGCCTTGTTCCCACAACTAGTAGCTGGTCCCATCGTGAAATATAACACGATTGCAGAACAGCTACACAAACGAACGGAAACTATTCAGATGTTCGCAGAAGGCGTTCGACGATTTACTATTGGACTCGCTAAAAAGGTGCTACTTGCCAACAGTATCGGTTTACTTTGGCACACTATCTCGAATTCAAATCCAGATTCGATACCCGCATTAACGGCTTGGCTTGGCATTATAGCATTTGCCTTCCAAATCTATTTTGATTTTAGCGGTTATTCCGATATGGCTATTGGGCTTGGCCTCATGTTTGGCTTTCGATTTAACGAGAATTTCAACAAGCCCTATGTTGCTCAGAGCATTACCGACTTCTGGAGGAGATGGCATATATCTCTTAGCAGTTGGTTTCGAGAATATGTCTACATTCCGCTTGGTGGTAACCGGCGTGGGTTGGCCATTCAAATGCGAAATATTCTCATCGTGTGGCTGCTTACGGGGTTCTGGCATGGAGCAAGTTGGAATTTCATATGTTGGGGGTTGTATTTTGGCGTCATCCTCATTATTGAAAAATGGTGGGGGTTAAAGCTACTGCTTTGTCTACCACGTTGGGTAAGGCACCTCTATGCAATCATATTTATTCTAATCGGTTGGGTATTGTTCGCATTTGATCAGCCATCCTTGATTGTTCGTTATTTTGGTGCTATGGCGGGATTCAATCACCAACCGCATTGGAATAATGAGACAGTTTATTTTATTTATACGAATGCAGTTTTATTCCTTGTATTGATAATCGCCTCTTTACCTAGGAAGCAATCATCAAGTACGAATGAACTGTCGATTTTTCATCTTATTTGGTATGGGTTTTTATTCTTTCTTTCCGTTGCTTATTTGGTAGACGCAACTTTTAACCCATTTTTATATTTTCGTTTCTAG
- a CDS encoding NupC/NupG family nucleoside CNT transporter: MTGLFTAILSVIVLIGTAFLLSNNKKNINYRAVVILFIAQLVTAYAMLHTSIGGKIVIAVTNFFSKLMEFGREGIAFVFGGFVFANDTPVFFISVLLLIVFTSTLLSVLTYIRILPLMIKYLGGAISKVTGLPVIESFSTVASSIFGDTGALLAVKTHIPKMNRNRLFIATTASMTSVSASIVGAYMTMIPPKYVLIALPLNVMSGLLLASMVAPAQYVEGEQIKVKDMIHDESLFEAIGNGAIDGMKVAGIVGAMLIAYISLIAMINFVLTATIGTDLTTILGYLLSPVAWLMGVPAHEMIRAGGIMGTKIISNEFVAMLGFKEIIPNLSAKTVGVVSAFLVSFANFSTIGIILGTVKAIDEKQSAMVAKFGLKMLFVATMASVLTATIVGLFI, encoded by the coding sequence ATGACAGGACTTTTTACAGCAATCTTATCAGTTATTGTATTAATAGGAACGGCATTTTTATTGTCAAATAACAAGAAAAATATCAACTATAGAGCAGTTGTAATCTTATTTATAGCTCAGCTTGTTACGGCATATGCAATGCTTCATACGTCAATTGGTGGAAAGATAGTAATAGCAGTTACAAATTTCTTCTCTAAGTTGATGGAATTTGGGAGAGAGGGGATAGCTTTTGTTTTTGGAGGCTTTGTGTTTGCGAATGACACGCCTGTTTTCTTTATCTCAGTTTTACTGCTAATTGTATTTACATCTACTTTACTTAGTGTACTGACTTATATCAGAATTTTACCTTTAATGATTAAATATCTTGGAGGAGCAATTTCTAAAGTAACAGGTTTACCAGTAATTGAATCTTTCTCGACCGTTGCATCATCCATCTTTGGAGATACGGGAGCTTTACTTGCCGTTAAGACTCATATTCCCAAAATGAATAGAAATAGGTTATTTATAGCTACTACAGCATCCATGACAAGTGTATCCGCATCTATTGTCGGTGCCTATATGACAATGATACCTCCTAAATATGTACTGATAGCCTTACCTCTTAATGTAATGTCAGGATTATTACTAGCATCAATGGTAGCTCCTGCTCAATATGTTGAAGGAGAACAGATTAAAGTGAAGGATATGATCCATGATGAGTCTCTTTTTGAGGCGATTGGAAATGGTGCTATTGATGGGATGAAAGTTGCTGGAATTGTGGGAGCTATGCTTATTGCTTACATCTCACTAATTGCTATGATTAACTTTGTGCTTACAGCGACTATTGGAACGGATTTGACCACTATTCTGGGTTACTTATTGTCTCCAGTAGCTTGGTTGATGGGTGTACCTGCACATGAAATGATTCGAGCAGGAGGGATAATGGGAACAAAAATTATCTCCAATGAATTCGTAGCAATGTTGGGCTTTAAAGAGATAATACCCAACTTGTCTGCTAAGACAGTTGGAGTCGTATCCGCATTCCTCGTATCGTTTGCCAACTTTAGTACGATTGGAATCATTTTAGGGACAGTTAAGGCAATCGATGAAAAACAATCTGCAATGGTTGCAAAGTTTGGACTTAAAATGTTATTTGTTGCTACTATGGCATCTGTATTAACAGCTACAATCGTTGGATTATTCATCTGA
- a CDS encoding DHHW family protein → MKQKAERLLVFGFVGALFLLSLLFFVLPHQRFSDLENRYLQSAPHLTWDNLLSNKYAQDAEDFVTDHFPFRDKWLSIKSTAEKYRFQQENNGIYKGKDGYLFEKFLEPDYTKIQQYTDSVNKFAGNHPEVNMSFLLAPTSIGIYPEKLPWLAPSYPQKKVNQFIDDHLGKRLTFMNGFDFLSPHASESIYYRTDHHWTTYGAYLAYVAYAEQKGWHTLSQKDFLIQTVSHSFLGSYQTRSQFNGLTPDTIQVYIPRDFSPTEMYIADTNQTMTSMYDPSFLAKKDQYSYFLGGVHALMKLTTKLEPVEIDQDKLLVIKDSYAHSVIPFLTRHVPEIHVIDIRYYNGSISEYMAKNGIKDVLFLFNTSTLVGDTSLMKLNN, encoded by the coding sequence ATGAAGCAGAAAGCAGAGCGATTATTGGTGTTTGGTTTTGTCGGAGCGCTGTTTCTACTCTCCTTATTATTTTTCGTTTTGCCTCATCAACGTTTTTCTGATTTGGAAAATAGATATTTACAAAGTGCACCACATCTAACTTGGGATAACTTATTGTCCAATAAATATGCACAAGATGCAGAGGATTTTGTAACCGACCATTTTCCTTTTCGGGATAAGTGGCTGTCGATCAAATCAACTGCAGAAAAATATCGGTTTCAGCAAGAAAATAACGGAATTTATAAAGGGAAAGATGGATATCTATTTGAAAAGTTTTTAGAGCCTGATTATACGAAAATTCAGCAATATACAGACTCGGTAAATAAATTTGCAGGCAACCACCCAGAAGTGAATATGAGCTTCCTGCTTGCGCCAACATCGATAGGTATTTATCCTGAAAAGCTACCATGGTTAGCGCCGTCTTATCCTCAAAAGAAGGTAAATCAATTTATCGATGATCACTTGGGGAAAAGGTTAACGTTTATGAACGGCTTTGATTTCCTAAGTCCCCATGCTTCTGAGTCGATTTATTATAGGACTGATCATCACTGGACTACATACGGAGCTTATTTGGCATATGTTGCATATGCGGAGCAAAAAGGGTGGCATACTCTATCGCAGAAAGATTTTCTGATTCAAACAGTGAGTCATTCGTTTCTAGGGAGTTATCAGACTAGGAGTCAGTTTAATGGGTTAACTCCAGATACCATCCAGGTCTATATCCCTCGTGATTTTAGCCCTACTGAGATGTATATTGCGGATACAAATCAAACGATGACGAGCATGTACGACCCGAGCTTTCTTGCTAAGAAGGATCAATATTCCTATTTCCTTGGTGGTGTCCATGCTTTAATGAAGCTTACAACCAAGCTTGAACCTGTTGAGATTGACCAAGACAAGCTATTAGTCATTAAAGACTCTTATGCACATAGTGTAATTCCTTTTCTTACAAGACATGTACCGGAAATTCACGTTATTGACATTCGGTATTATAACGGCAGCATCTCGGAGTATATGGCCAAGAATGGGATTAAAGATGTTCTATTTTTATTTAACACATCGACTTTGGTAGGCGATACTTCTCTTATGAAATTAAATAATTGA
- a CDS encoding DUF4358 domain-containing protein, with amino-acid sequence MKKRMIFLMVTIVLGLVVITGCSNDKPSTIESKLPAKEMADEMVKEVEQPPLIELQADQVKEFYNLDPKKLEEYSIRIPMMNVSTNEIAILKVKDAKDVADVELAVKERAENVKKQFEHYLPEQYENAKNYKLVTKGNYVLLVISDKADELIKVYDSFFDQK; translated from the coding sequence ATGAAAAAAAGAATGATCTTTCTTATGGTAACAATAGTATTAGGCTTGGTGGTGATTACAGGGTGTTCTAATGATAAGCCATCTACAATCGAGTCGAAGTTACCTGCAAAAGAAATGGCAGATGAAATGGTGAAAGAAGTCGAACAACCTCCACTAATAGAATTGCAAGCAGATCAAGTGAAGGAATTTTACAATCTAGACCCTAAGAAGCTGGAAGAATATTCGATTAGAATTCCAATGATGAACGTATCGACAAATGAAATCGCAATTTTGAAAGTGAAAGATGCTAAAGATGTAGCTGATGTTGAATTAGCAGTAAAAGAAAGAGCGGAAAATGTGAAAAAGCAATTTGAGCATTATCTTCCTGAACAATATGAGAATGCAAAAAACTATAAACTCGTAACGAAAGGCAACTATGTGTTATTGGTCATCTCCGATAAAGCAGACGAGCTTATAAAAGTTTACGATAGTTTCTTCGATCAAAAGTAA